In the Candidatus Mycosynbacter amalyticus genome, one interval contains:
- the dut gene encoding dUTP diphosphatase has translation MKINVTKLNKNAILPEYQTPGAAAADIHACLDGPVTLQPMERRIIPTGLAIAIPEGYEVQIRARSGLSIKHGIAMVNGVGTIDSDYRGEVGVLVINLGQEPFVIEPGMRIAQMVLSKYEQISWQQVDTLNETARGVGGFGSTGIREA, from the coding sequence ATGAAAATTAATGTTACTAAACTGAACAAAAATGCGATACTGCCTGAATACCAAACACCTGGTGCGGCAGCAGCTGATATCCATGCCTGCCTCGACGGGCCAGTAACGCTACAGCCTATGGAACGACGTATTATCCCGACTGGGCTTGCGATAGCGATACCTGAGGGTTACGAAGTGCAAATCCGTGCGCGTAGCGGACTCAGTATCAAGCATGGTATCGCAATGGTGAACGGAGTTGGAACGATCGACAGCGATTATCGTGGTGAGGTGGGAGTGCTCGTCATTAATCTCGGACAAGAGCCTTTCGTCATCGAACCCGGCATGCGCATCGCGCAAATGGTGCTTAGCAAATACGAGCAGATCAGCTGGCAGCAAGTTGACACGCTCAACGAGACGGCGCGCGGAGTCGGAGGTTTCGGTAGTACTGGTATCCGCGAAGCATGA
- a CDS encoding class I SAM-dependent methyltransferase: protein MEEDTITTYEQIAEWWNKKYSQPNYWGKSFDEFQELLPSGTILEIGAGAGRDAKDLIARGYGYYGTEPAAKFVEIARAKNPGARFEQLSVYELEPAEYDGFWAAAVLLHIPRPRIQEALSTLRAAVRGGAIGFIVIKEGDGEVVEVQGDYPRLFTLWLDADFRVELSQAGFEVIKYHREVKSERTIWLRYIVKAI, encoded by the coding sequence GTGGAAGAAGATACGATTACAACATATGAGCAGATTGCGGAATGGTGGAATAAAAAGTATAGCCAGCCAAACTATTGGGGTAAAAGCTTCGATGAGTTTCAGGAACTACTGCCGAGCGGCACTATACTCGAAATTGGTGCGGGCGCGGGGCGCGATGCCAAAGATTTGATAGCTCGTGGGTATGGGTATTATGGTACGGAGCCAGCTGCCAAGTTTGTCGAAATCGCCCGTGCAAAAAACCCCGGAGCTAGGTTTGAACAGCTGTCGGTGTATGAGCTTGAACCTGCTGAGTATGATGGTTTTTGGGCGGCGGCCGTGTTGCTGCACATACCACGTCCGCGCATACAGGAGGCACTGAGCACGTTGCGCGCTGCAGTACGCGGTGGTGCAATCGGATTTATCGTCATAAAAGAGGGCGACGGTGAAGTCGTAGAAGTGCAGGGCGACTATCCAAGATTATTTACACTATGGCTCGATGCTGATTTTCGCGTAGAGCTGTCTCAGGCCGGGTTTGAAGTTATCAAATATCATCGTGAAGTTAAAAGTGAACGCACGATATGGCTGCGATATATTGTGAAGGCGATATGA
- a CDS encoding HAD family hydrolase, whose protein sequence is MEQPSIKAIVFDCFGVLYTGSLTELASHCESEQDTKDLYDITRAADHGFVSRDDYIAKLMELTRLTRQEIRELLVGAQVRSRGVFAYAAELKTRGYKVAVLSNIGRDTIHRLFNEADYELFNAIIASGDIGVTKPHITAYDRALERLRVQPGEAIMIDDAYSNVAGAIEAGMYGIVFTSLVDLKARVEEILHPSVAE, encoded by the coding sequence GTGGAACAGCCGTCCATAAAAGCCATTGTATTCGACTGTTTTGGTGTGCTCTATACCGGGAGTCTGACCGAGCTTGCGAGTCATTGTGAAAGTGAGCAAGATACCAAGGACTTATATGATATTACACGGGCTGCCGATCATGGATTTGTGTCGCGTGACGATTACATCGCGAAACTTATGGAGTTGACGCGGTTGACTCGTCAGGAGATTCGTGAGCTACTCGTAGGAGCGCAAGTGAGAAGCCGAGGGGTTTTCGCCTATGCGGCAGAACTCAAGACGCGTGGTTACAAAGTTGCTGTACTGAGCAATATCGGTCGCGACACAATCCATCGCCTCTTCAACGAGGCAGATTACGAGCTTTTCAACGCTATCATCGCTTCGGGTGATATTGGGGTTACGAAGCCACACATCACCGCATACGACCGTGCGCTTGAGCGATTGCGTGTACAGCCGGGCGAGGCAATCATGATCGACGATGCGTATTCTAATGTTGCAGGTGCTATAGAGGCGGGTATGTATGGTATCGTGTTTACTTCTCTTGTAGATCTTAAAGCTCGGGTCGAAGAAATACTGCATCCTTCAGTTGCAGAGTAG
- a CDS encoding arsenate-mycothiol transferase ArsC, producing MKILFVCEGNMTRSQMAEAFYNQLTETNDAMSAGTLATLKPQAGERAQQVMHEIGISMEGQYSKQLTPDMIDTADVVILFPTVATPKYATDSQKTQVWDVADPHYHHDEGMDFVRQVRDDIRGRVKKLAEELYDEN from the coding sequence ATGAAAATACTCTTTGTCTGCGAAGGCAACATGACGCGTAGCCAGATGGCTGAAGCGTTTTACAATCAGCTCACAGAAACAAACGATGCGATGAGTGCCGGTACACTAGCGACGCTCAAGCCACAGGCTGGCGAACGTGCCCAGCAGGTGATGCACGAGATTGGAATATCGATGGAGGGGCAGTATAGCAAGCAGCTTACTCCCGATATGATCGATACTGCTGATGTGGTTATACTGTTTCCAACGGTTGCTACGCCGAAGTATGCAACCGACAGTCAGAAGACTCAAGTATGGGATGTGGCGGATCCGCATTATCATCACGATGAGGGGATGGATTTTGTGCGACAAGTGCGTGATGATATTCGCGGCCGAGTCAAAAAATTAGCCGAGGAATTATACGATGAAAATTAA